From the genome of Chitinispirillales bacterium ANBcel5, one region includes:
- a CDS encoding DNA-binding protein, translating into MEYTTGTIGRCIVMRLEEDDAVYECIETVARKEDIECGAILVIGGVKNGGVVVGPSDQNQRPLKPIVKKFSNAHEIAGIGTLFRNEANEPVLHMHASLGKEDSPIVGCPREGLDCWLVNEIILLEIKGIDAKRVKEQSGLELLKLFG; encoded by the coding sequence ATGGAATATACGACAGGCACAATCGGAAGATGTATTGTAATGCGACTTGAGGAGGATGATGCGGTATACGAGTGCATCGAAACCGTTGCACGGAAAGAGGACATTGAGTGCGGTGCGATTTTGGTGATTGGTGGAGTGAAGAATGGTGGAGTTGTGGTGGGGCCTTCAGATCAAAACCAGCGTCCTCTTAAACCCATCGTGAAAAAGTTTAGCAATGCTCACGAAATCGCCGGTATCGGTACACTCTTTAGAAATGAAGCTAACGAACCGGTGCTGCACATGCACGCTTCACTGGGAAAAGAGGACTCACCCATTGTCGGGTGCCCCAGAGAGGGGTTGGATTGCTGGCTTGTGAATGAAATCATACTACTTGAGATTAAGGGTATAGATGCAAAAAGAGTGAAAGAACAGAGCGGCCTTGAGCTCCTTAAGCTCTT